In Leguminivora glycinivorella isolate SPB_JAAS2020 chromosome 19, LegGlyc_1.1, whole genome shotgun sequence, a single genomic region encodes these proteins:
- the LOC125236440 gene encoding inositol oxygenase-like: MSRNQGPVGIIDPSQLFRPEKVYDGKPVDAFRDYAIDDSDPIRRRVRLTYYDMHTNQTVDFVKKKMDKWLKFNTFKSTVKDALIKLNELLDESDPDSDLPNIVHAFQTAERIRQEHPDKEWMHLVGLIHDVGKVMAFFGEPQWCVVGDTFPVGCKWGSTIVYGDDSFKDNPDTYNPKYNTECGMYEPQCGLENLMMSWGHDEYLYRMLVHNKCKFPKDGLYMIRYHSFYPWHAGGDYQHLLKETDKEIMEAVHEFNKYDLYTKSAGVPDIDALWPYYDKLIEKYMPGVLDW, encoded by the exons ATGTCTAGAAAC CAAGGGCCAGTGGGCATCATCGACCCATCCCAACTCTTTCGTCCAGAGAAGGTGTACGACGGCAAACCCGTCGACGCTTTCCGCGACTACGCGATCGACGACAGTGACCCCATCAGGAGGCGTGTGCGGCTGACGTACTACGACATGCATACCAATCAGACTGTCGACTTTGTCAAGA AGAAGATGGACAAATGGCTGAAATTCAACACCTTCAAGTCAACCGTGAAAGATGCTCTCATCAAGCTGAATGAACTCCTGGACGAGTCGGACCCTGACTCCGATCTGCCGAACATCGTGCACGCTTTCCAGACGGCCGAGCGAATACGTCAAGAGCATCCAGATAAGGAGTGGATGCATCTTGTTGGACTGATTCATGACGTTGGCAAG GTCATGGCGTTCTTCGGTGAGCCACAATGGTGCGTGGTGGGCGACACCTTCCCCGTGGGCTGCAAGTGGGGTTCTACGATTGTCTACGGAGATGACAGCTTCAAGGACAACCCTGACACGTACAACCCTAAATACAA CACGGAGTGCGGTATGTATGAGCCGCAGTGCGGTCTGGAGAACCTGATGATGTCGTGGGGCCATGATGAGTACCTATACCGGATGCTTGTGCATAACAAATGCAAGTTCCCTAAAGACGGACTTTATATGATCAG ATACCACTCGTTCTACCCGTGGCACGCTGGTGGTGACTATCAACACTTGCTCAAAGAGACCGATAAGGAGATCATGGAAGCTGTCCACGAGTTCAA CAAATACGACCTGTACACGAAAAGCGCCGGCGTACCGGACATCGACGCCCTGTGGCCCTACTACGACAAGCTCATCGAGAAATACATGCCCGGCGTCCTCGACTGGTAG
- the LOC125236377 gene encoding inositol oxygenase-like: protein MAQTEGPVGMIDPSLLLRPEKVYDDKPIDAFRDYSVDDADPIKERVRRTYYEMHSNMTVDFVKAKMDKWLKFNHFKSTVKDALIKLNELVDESDPDSDLPNIVHAFQTAERIREEHPDKEWMHLIGLIHDLGKVMAFFGEPQWCVVGDTFPVGCKWGKSIVYGDDSFKDNPDTYNSKYNTECGMYKPKCGLENLMMSWGHDEYLYRMLVHNKCKFPKEGLYMIRYHSFYPWHAGGDYKHLLVDSDKEIEKAVLEFNKYDLYTKSASVPDIDALWPYYDKLIEKYMPGVLDW from the exons ATGGCTCAGACC GAAGGACCAGTAGGCATGATCGACCCCTCCCTCCTCCTCCGCCCAGAGAAGGTGTACGACGACAAGCCAATCGACGCCTTCCGCGATTACTCAGTAGACGACGCTGATCCCATTAAGGAGCGCGTGCGCAGGACTTACTACGAGATGCACTCCAACATGACAGTGGATTTCGTCAAGG CGAAAATGGACAAATGGTTGAAGTTCAATCACTTCAAGTCCACGGTGAAAGACGCGCTGATCAAGCTAAACGAGCTGGTGGATGAGTCAGACCCTGACTCCGACCTTCCGAATATCGTCCACGCCTTCCAGACGGCCGAGCGAATCCGTGAGGAACATCCGGATAAGGAGTGGATGCACCTGATTGGACTTATCCACGACCTAGGCAAG GTCATGGCGTTCTTCGGCGAGCCACAATGGTGCGTGGTGGGGGACACCTTCCCCGTGGGCTGCAAGTGGGGCAAGAGCATCGTCTACGGAGACGACAGCTTCAAGGACAACCCCGACACTTACAACTCTAAATACAA cACGGAGTGCGGCATGTACAAGCCAAAATGCGGTCTGGAGAACCTGATGATGTCGTGGGGCCATGACGAGTACCTATACCGGATGCTGGTGCATAACAAATGCAAGTTCCCCAAGGAGGGGCTCTACATGATCAG ATACCACTCGTTCTACCCGTGGCACGCGGGCGGCGACTACAAGCACTTGCTCGTCGACAGCGACAAGGAAATCGAGAAAGCCGTTCTCGAGTTCAA CAAATACGACCTGTACACAAAGAGCGCTTCCGTCCCAGACATCGACGCCTTGTGGCCCTACTATGACAAGCTCATCGAGAAATACATGCCAGGCGTCCTCGACTGGTAG